A part of Aegilops tauschii subsp. strangulata cultivar AL8/78 chromosome 2, Aet v6.0, whole genome shotgun sequence genomic DNA contains:
- the LOC141040687 gene encoding uncharacterized protein produces MPLAADTVARHTRSSVLEFLEIFGKPADKPVPDKWRPPSQADYKINVDGSFVPGQNHAGWGVVVRTKDGNLAFARAGRQEHITNPFAAEISAMSHAVHIAADLGIVRVELETDSQLVAEALDMQKVDSSTYAAVIEDIKYHLKLWFSKVTISACRRSANSVAHELVNISRVCEPCILGDLPKNS; encoded by the coding sequence ATGCCTTTGGCTGCGGACACAGTGGCGCGCCACACGAGGAGCAGTGTGCTCGAGTTCCTGGAGATCTTTGGGAAGCCAGCGGACAAGCCTGTACCCGACAAGTGGCGGCCGCCGTCCCAAGCAGACTACAAGATCAATGTGGACGGGTCTTTCGTCCCAGGCCAGAATCATGCAGGATGGGGAGTGGTGGTAAGAACAAAAGATGGCAATCTGGCCTTTGCCCGGGCGGGCAGGCAGGAGCACATCACTAATCCTTTTGCAGCTGAGATCTCTGCCATGTCTCATGCCGTTCACATCGCTGCGGACCTGGGAATCGTCCGGGTCGAACTGGAGACGGACTCACAGCTTGTGGCTGAAGCCCTGGACATGCAGAAAGTTGATTCCTCGACATATGCTGCTGTCATTGAGGATATCAAGTACCACCTGAAACTTTGGTTCTCAAAGGTTACTATTTCCGCGTGTAGGCGTAGTGCAAATTCTGTTGCTCATGAACTCGTCAATATTAGCCGCGTGTGTGAACCTTGTATCTTGGGCGATCTGCCTAAGAACAGTTAA
- the LOC109765931 gene encoding 2-oxoglutarate-dependent dioxygenase 11-like gives MGIEQGIQKFFRLPLEVKNAYAQQPGDLQGYGQAFVVSDDQKLDWADMLALFTQPPQARDMSYWPSQPHTFRNCIERYSSEVMKFTHSLAIFIAKTLDVDPELVADKYVSQFLRMSYYPPCTSTPEKVLGFSPHSDGSFLTILLKVNSVQGLQIRRHGAWVPVKPHSNALLVNVGDLLEIMTNGKYKSIEHRVTINAHKERLSISAFHIPNYDGIISPILGTTGEKMLYKTVKVEDIQNGVGYNPSAYPDSNKRKRYWSFAREQPLKAFSGDPEQEIIESKVN, from the exons ATGGGGATAGAGCAGGGCATTCAAAAGTTCTTTCGACTCCCCTTGGAAGTTAAGAATGCATATGCTCAACAACCAGGGGATCTTCAAGGTTATGGCCAGGCGTTTGTTGTCTCTGATGATCAAAAGCTAGATTGGGCTGACATGTTGGCTCTCTTCACCCAACCACCCCAAGCTCGCGATATGAGTTACTGGCCAAGTCAACCTCATACTTTCAG GAATTGCATAGAACGGTACTCTTCGGAGGTGATGAAATTCACACATTCTCTTGCCATCTTCATTGCAAAAACACTAGATGTTGATCCCGAGTTGGTGGCAGACAAATATGTGTCACAATTTCTTAGGATGAGCTACTACCCTCCATGCACGTCAACACCAGAAAAGGTTCTAGGCTTCTCACCACATTCTGATGGATCTTTTCTAACTATTCTGCTCAAAGTTAATTCAGTTCAAGGCTTACAAATTAGAAGGCATGGTGCGTGGGTTCCCGTGAAACCACATTCTAATGCACTGTTGGTGAATGTGGGCGACCTTCTTGAG ATCATGACGAATGGGAAGTACAAGAGCATTGAGCACAGGGTCACCATCAATGCCCACAAGGAGCGATTATCTATATCAGCATTTCACATCCCAAATTATGACGGAATTATTTCACCAATTTTGGGAACTACAGGAGAGAAGATGTTATACAAGACAGTGAAAGTAGAAGA TATACAAAATGGGGTGGGCTATAACCCTAGCGCGTATCCAGACTCGAATAAAAGAAAAAG GTATtggtcatttgctagagaacaaCCCTTGAAAGCATTTTCAGGTGACCCAG AGCAGGAGATAATCGAGTCAAAGGTTAATTAA